The following coding sequences are from one Halosolutus amylolyticus window:
- a CDS encoding tubulin/FtsZ family protein, giving the protein MKLALIGFGQAGGKVVDEFLAFDSRIDGGFVESAIAVNSATTDLQGLEHVSRENRVLIGQARVKGHGVGADNELGSQVAEEDIDEIQGAIDRISVHEIDAFLIVAGMGGGTGSGGAPVLAKHLRRIYTQPVYGLGILPGTDEGGIYTLNAARSFQTFVREVDNLLVFDNDVWRSAGESVESGYDRINEEIVERFGLLFAAGEVQAGDHVAESVVDSSEIINTLSNGISTIGYARETVDTGDGLLSSFTGGSGFDEGESVNRMTSLVRKATLGRLTLPCDVSSADRGLVVATGPPDHLNRKGVERGRQWLEDETASMEIRGGDFPIPDRREVGAIVLLSGVTDVPRVDQLQQVAIEAQETTEQVRASAQKDFETLMDTGGELDALF; this is encoded by the coding sequence ATGAAACTCGCACTCATCGGCTTTGGGCAAGCAGGCGGGAAGGTCGTGGACGAGTTCCTGGCGTTCGACAGTAGAATCGACGGCGGGTTCGTCGAATCGGCGATCGCAGTCAACTCTGCGACGACCGATCTACAGGGGCTCGAGCACGTCTCGCGGGAGAACCGCGTGCTCATCGGACAGGCCCGCGTCAAAGGGCACGGCGTCGGGGCCGACAACGAACTCGGCTCCCAGGTCGCAGAGGAGGACATCGACGAGATACAGGGCGCGATCGATCGGATCTCCGTCCACGAAATCGACGCGTTCCTGATCGTCGCCGGCATGGGCGGCGGGACGGGGTCGGGCGGCGCGCCCGTGCTCGCGAAACACCTCAGGCGGATCTACACACAGCCGGTTTACGGCCTCGGCATCCTCCCCGGGACCGACGAGGGCGGCATCTACACCCTCAACGCGGCCCGATCGTTCCAGACGTTCGTCCGGGAGGTCGACAACCTGCTGGTCTTCGACAACGACGTCTGGCGCAGCGCCGGCGAATCGGTCGAGAGCGGCTACGATCGGATCAACGAGGAAATCGTCGAGCGGTTCGGACTGCTATTCGCCGCCGGCGAGGTCCAGGCGGGCGACCACGTGGCGGAGAGCGTGGTCGACTCCTCGGAGATCATCAACACCCTCTCGAACGGCATCTCGACGATCGGCTACGCCCGCGAGACGGTCGATACGGGCGACGGACTCCTCTCGTCGTTCACTGGGGGGAGCGGCTTCGACGAGGGCGAGTCGGTGAACCGGATGACGAGTCTCGTCCGAAAGGCGACGCTCGGCCGGCTCACGCTGCCCTGTGACGTTTCGAGCGCCGATCGTGGCCTCGTCGTTGCGACTGGCCCGCCGGATCACCTCAACCGCAAGGGCGTCGAGCGCGGCCGCCAGTGGCTCGAGGACGAGACGGCGAGCATGGAGATCCGCGGCGGCGACTTCCCCATCCCGGACCGCCGGGAGGTCGGCGCGATCGTCCTCCTCTCGGGCGTCACGGACGTCCCGCGAGTCGACCAGCTCCAGCAGGTCGCGATCGAGGCCCAGGAGACGACCGAACAGGTCCGCGCGTCCGCCCAGAAGGACTTCGAGACGCTGATGGACACCGGCGGCGAACTCGACGCGCTCTTCTAG
- a CDS encoding ABC transporter substrate-binding protein — MEDGGPPVTRRELVAGAGAAGASALAGCAERFWSQAENDGPEQVSLTIKSAPTDDDVVAAKILSQLRENFRAAGINTTHEPVAKADLYRDVLLQDDYDVFVLKHPGFDEYDAVRGLLHSRFVSERGWQNPFNFSDVTADEHLETQRRSGESERRETLRELFEYLETTAPYTVVAYPYRFGGCRRTLDVSRPPRSLLEYVDIMSREENAWVDDRPLEVGVYGEGLTQRLNPIVVDRNRIDGLLDLVYDPLVRRRDDEIVPWLADTIDWDETGLLEAEVRLRDGLVWHDGTDLDAADVAFTIEFLDDTSRGAIDGGVPAPRYRDQLTLVDDVTTVDTRTLRFTFGDTVRPVATRVFTVPVLPEHVWAERSTAVAERRTEALVTDNEDPIGSGLFAFEESTANTELVLAPFEDHVFRRRTVDRPDVFENFSQFDGIRFRIAPNPGSMVETLVDGGIDVTVSNVPPEHAEPIRTASNVETVVGHTDGFYMIGYNVQHPQLSNPHFRRILSRLIDREYAVMEYFDGMADPASTYSSLFGFADEGWEHDEEPTTPMFPGADGELSVPRVRSLFENVGYRYENDRLLE, encoded by the coding sequence ATGGAGGACGGAGGGCCGCCGGTGACGCGACGAGAGCTGGTCGCAGGTGCGGGTGCGGCAGGAGCCAGTGCCCTCGCCGGCTGTGCGGAACGGTTCTGGTCCCAGGCGGAAAACGACGGTCCGGAACAGGTGTCGCTCACGATCAAGTCGGCCCCGACGGACGACGACGTCGTCGCGGCCAAGATCCTGAGCCAGCTCCGGGAGAACTTCCGGGCGGCAGGAATAAATACGACGCACGAACCGGTCGCGAAGGCGGATCTCTACCGCGACGTGCTCTTGCAGGACGACTACGACGTGTTCGTCCTGAAACACCCCGGATTCGACGAGTACGACGCCGTTCGCGGCCTGTTACACTCCAGGTTCGTCAGCGAACGAGGGTGGCAGAACCCGTTCAACTTCTCCGACGTGACGGCCGACGAGCATCTCGAGACGCAACGACGGTCCGGCGAATCGGAACGGCGGGAGACGCTCCGCGAGCTATTCGAATACCTCGAAACCACGGCACCGTACACCGTCGTCGCGTACCCGTATCGGTTCGGCGGCTGTCGACGGACGCTCGACGTGTCGCGTCCACCTCGATCGCTCCTCGAGTACGTCGACATCATGAGTCGCGAGGAGAACGCCTGGGTCGACGATCGGCCGCTCGAGGTCGGCGTCTACGGCGAGGGACTCACCCAGCGGCTGAACCCGATCGTCGTCGATCGCAACCGGATCGACGGCCTGCTGGACCTGGTCTACGACCCGCTCGTGCGTCGCCGGGACGACGAGATCGTCCCGTGGCTCGCGGACACGATCGACTGGGACGAAACAGGGCTCCTGGAGGCGGAGGTCAGGCTCCGCGACGGGCTGGTCTGGCACGACGGGACCGACCTCGATGCGGCGGACGTGGCGTTTACGATCGAGTTTCTCGACGATACGTCACGGGGCGCGATCGATGGCGGCGTGCCGGCTCCCCGGTATCGGGACCAACTGACGCTCGTCGACGACGTCACGACCGTCGATACGCGGACCCTCCGCTTCACGTTCGGAGATACCGTCCGTCCCGTCGCCACTCGGGTCTTTACCGTCCCGGTGTTACCGGAACACGTCTGGGCGGAGCGATCGACGGCCGTCGCCGAGCGACGGACCGAGGCCCTCGTGACCGACAACGAGGACCCGATCGGGTCCGGCCTGTTCGCCTTCGAGGAGTCGACGGCCAACACCGAACTCGTCCTCGCGCCGTTCGAGGACCACGTCTTCCGCCGGCGGACGGTCGATCGACCGGACGTGTTCGAGAACTTTTCCCAGTTCGACGGCATCCGGTTCCGCATCGCCCCGAACCCTGGGTCGATGGTCGAGACGCTCGTCGACGGCGGGATCGACGTCACCGTGAGCAACGTCCCGCCGGAGCACGCCGAACCCATCCGTACCGCCTCGAACGTCGAGACGGTAGTCGGGCACACCGACGGCTTCTACATGATCGGCTACAACGTCCAGCATCCACAGCTCAGCAATCCGCACTTCCGACGGATCCTCTCGCGACTGATCGATCGCGAGTACGCCGTCATGGAGTACTTCGACGGCATGGCCGACCCCGCGTCCACGTACAGTTCGCTGTTCGGGTTCGCCGACGAGGGCTGGGAACACGACGAGGAACCGACCACGCCGATGTTTCCCGGCGCCGACGGCGAACTGTCGGTCCCTCGCGTCCGATCGCTGTTCGAGAACGTGGGCTACCGCTACGAGAACGACCGGTTGCTCGAGTGA